In Isosphaera pallida ATCC 43644, the sequence AACACCCCATAAGCCAGTCCCCAACGGATCGACGGCAGAGTGATCCGCCGAAAGGTGGTCCATCGTCCCGCGCCTAGGGTGTGCGCCACTTCCTCCTGGTCGATGCCAAACTCACGCAACACCGGCACGACCTCGCGGGCTACAAAGGGCAAGGTGACGAACGCGGTGGCGATCACCAGCCCTAGAGGATGATAAATCACGCCGATCCCCAGACCATCCAGCCAGCCTCCCACGGGAGTCATGGGACCGTAAAGCAGAATCAGCAGCAACCCGGCGATCACTGGAGAGACCGCAAACGGTAAATCGAGCAAGGCGTCGGCCAGTCCACGCCCCACGAAGCTCTGACGCGCCAGGGTCAAGGCGATCATCAGGCCGAAGACGGTGTTCAACGCGGTGGCCGCCAGAGTCGCTACCAAGGTCAGACGAAATGAGGCCAGCACGTCGGGATGAGTCAGCGACTTGTAAAGACGCGCCGGTCCTTCGCCCAGCGCCTCGAACACCAACGAAACGGTGGGGAGGATCACCAGAAGACCAACCCAGACCAGCACCAGAGCCGTCAGCAGTTGGGCTTTCCACGAACCGCCCCCCAACCATCCTTGGGGAGGGGCGACGGATTCCATTGGTCTCTCATCGAAGACCGGCAAGGCCGCGCGAGACTCCGGCTCCCGCGTGGTTGACGAGAGGTTCATGAGCCCGTTTTCCCGGTTTGGACGACGTTGAACACCAACATGAGACCTAATGAACCGGCTAGAAGCGCTAGGGAGACCGCCAGCGCGCCGGTTCGATCGCCGCTTTCCAACGCCCCGTAGATGTACAAAGGCGCGGTGGTGGTTTCGAGAGGACGGTTGCCTGAGACCAGCACGACGCTGCCGAACTCCCCCAGAGCGCGGGCGAACGATTGAGCTGCCCCCGAGAAGATCGCTGGGGCCAACGTGGGCAACACCACCCGTCGGAAGGTTAACCACGGTCCCGCCCCCAACGTGGCAGCCGCCTCCTCCTCGACCGGGTCCAACTCCAAGAGCACCGGCTGCACACTCCGTACCACAAACGGGAAGGTGACGAACACAAGGGCCAGAATGATTCCTGGTTGTTGATAAATGATCGAACCGCCTAGCACCGTGCCCAGCACGCTG encodes:
- a CDS encoding sulfate ABC transporter permease is translated as MNLSSTTREPESRAALPVFDERPMESVAPPQGWLGGGSWKAQLLTALVLVWVGLLVILPTVSLVFEALGEGPARLYKSLTHPDVLASFRLTLVATLAATALNTVFGLMIALTLARQSFVGRGLADALLDLPFAVSPVIAGLLLILLYGPMTPVGGWLDGLGIGVIYHPLGLVIATAFVTLPFVAREVVPVLREFGIDQEEVAHTLGAGRWTTFRRITLPSIRWGLAYGVLLTIARGLGEFGAVLVVSGNILGRTQTTTLYIHDAVETFNPQGAAAASLVLGGVSVGLLLTLEALRERVERRECHAATTAATKGESSTTATNGREPRS
- a CDS encoding ABC transporter permease, translated to MTATKDATWMGRWWRNVVLGTDRGRPPSVGGLILRGLAIGYLAVMIVLPLGALGVEAIRSGPSALLSALLDPFARHALVLTLTTAAVMTVINAVMGTLTAWVIARREFVGKRWVNAFIDLPLAIPTVVTGLMLVTLYGPASVLGTVLGGSIIYQQPGIILALVFVTFPFVVRSVQPVLLELDPVEEEAAATLGAGPWLTFRRVVLPTLAPAIFSGAAQSFARALGEFGSVVLVSGNRPLETTTAPLYIYGALESGDRTGALAVSLALLAGSLGLMLVFNVVQTGKTGS